A single Pan troglodytes isolate AG18354 chromosome 19, NHGRI_mPanTro3-v2.0_pri, whole genome shotgun sequence DNA region contains:
- the MINK1 gene encoding misshapen-like kinase 1 isoform X40 codes for MLKKYSHHRNIATYYGAFIKKSPPGNDDQLWLVMEFCGAGSVTDLVKNTKGNALKEDCIAYICREILRGLAHLHAHKVIHRDIKGQNVLLTENAEVKLVDFGVSAQLDRTVGRRNTFIGTPYWMAPEVIACDENPDATYDYRSDIWSLGITAIEMAEGAPPLCDMHPMRALFLIPRNPPPRLKSKKWSKKFIDFIDTCLIKTYLSRPPTEQLLKFPFIRDQPTERQVRIQLKDHIDRSRKKRGEKEETEYEYSGSEEEDDSHGEEGEPSSIMNVPGESTLRREFLRLQQENKSNSEALKQQQQLQQQQQRDPEAHIKHLLHQRQRRIEEQKEERRRVEEQQRREREQRKLQEKEQQRRLEDMQALRREEERRQAEREQEYKRKQLEEQRQSERLQRQLQQEHAYLKSLQQQQQQQQLQKQQQQQLLPGDRKPLYHYGRGMNPADKPAWAREVEERTRMNKQQNSPLAKSKPGSTGPEPPIPQASPGPPGPLSQTPPMQRPVEPQEGPHKSLVAHRVPLKPYAAPVPRSQSLQDQPTRNLAAFPASHDPDPAIPAPTATPSARGAVIRQNSDPTSEGPGPSPNPPAWVRPDNEAPPKVPQRTSSIATALNTSGAGGSRPAQAVRARPRSNSAWQIYLQRRAERGTPKPPGPPAQPPGPPNASSNPDLRRSDPGWERSDSVLPASHGHLPQAGSLERNRVGASSKLDSSPVLSPGNKAKPDDHRSRPGRPADFVLLKERTLDEAPRPPKKAMDYSSSSEEVESSEEDEEEGEGGPAEGSRDTPGGRDGDTDSVSTMVVHDVEEITGTQPPYGGGTMVVQRTPEEERNLLHADSNGYTNLPDVVQPSHSPTENSKGQSPPSKDGSGDYQSRGLVKAPGKSSFTMFVDLGIYQPGGSGDSIPITALVGGEGTRLDQLQYDVRKGSVVNVNPTNTRAHSETPEIRKYKKRFNSEILCAALWGVNLLVGTENGLMLLDRSGQGKVYGLIGRRRFQQMDVLEGLNLLITISGKRNKLRVYYLSWLRNKILHNDPEVEKKQGWTTVGDMEGCGHYRVVKYERIKFLVIALKSSVEVYAWAPKPYHKFMAFKSFADLPHRPLLVDLTVEEGQRLKVIYGSSAGFHAVDVDSGNSYDIYIPVHIQSQITPHAIIFLPNTDGMEMLLCYEDEGVYVNTYGRIIKDVVLQWGEMPTSVAYICSNQIMGWGEKAIEIRSVETGHLDGVFMHKRAQRLKFLCERNDKVFFASVRSGGSSQVYFMTLNRNCIMNW; via the exons ATGCTGAAAAAGTACTCTCACCACCGCAACATCGCCACCTACTACGGAGCCTTCATCAAGAAGAGCCCCCCAGGAAACGATGACCAGCTCTGG CTGGTGATGGAGTTCTGTGGTGCTGGTTCGGTGACTGACCTGGTAAAGAACACAAAAGGCAACGCCCTGAAGGAGGACTGTATCGCCTATATCTGCAGGGAGATCCTCAGG GGTCTGGCCCATCTCCATGCCCACAAGGTGATCCATCGAGACATCAAGGGGCAGAATGTGCTGCTGACAGAGAATGCTGAGGTCAAGCTAG TGGATTTTGGGGTGAGTGCTCAGCTGGACCGCACCGTGGGCAGACGGAACACTTTCATTGGGACTCCCTACTGGATGGCTCCAGAGGTCATCGCCTGTGATGAGAACCCTGATGCCACCTATGATTACAGG AGTGATATTTGGTCTCTAGGAATCACAGCCATCGAGATGGCAGAGGGAGCCCCCC CTCTGTGTGACATGCACCCCATGCGAGCCCTCTTCCTCATTCCTCGGAACCCTCCGCCCAGGCTCAAGTCCAAGAAGTG GTCTAAGAAGTTCATTGACTTCATTGACACATGTCTCATCAAGACTTACCTGAGCCGCCCACCCACGGAGCAGCTACTGAAGTTTCCCTTCATCCGGGACCAGCCCACGGAGCGGCAGGTCCGCATCCAGCTTAAGGACCACATTGACCGATCCCGGAAGAAGCGGGGTGAGAAAG AGGAGACAGAATATGAGTACAGCGGCAGCGAGGAGGAAGATGACAGCCATGGAGAGGAAGGAGAGCCAAG CTCCATCATGAACGTGCCTGGAGAGTCGACTCTACGCCGGGAGTTTCTCCGGCTCCAGCAGGAAAATAAGAGCAACTCAGAGGCtttaaaacagcagcagcagctgcagcagcagcagcagcgagaCCCCGAGGCACACATCAAACACCTGCTGCACCAGCGGCAGCGGCGCATAGAGGAGCAGAAGGAGGAGCGGCGCCGCGTGGAGGAG CAACAGCGGCGGGAGCGGGAGCAGCGGAAGCTGCAGGAGAAGGAGCAGCAGCGGCGGCTGGAGGACATGCAGGCTCTGCGGCGGGAGGAGGAGCGGCGGCAGGCGGAGCGCGAGCAG GAATACAAGCGGAAGCAGCTGGAGGAGCAGCGGCAGTCAGAACGTCTCCAGAGGcagctgcagcaggagcatgCCTACCTCAAGTCcctgcagcagcagcaacagcagcagcagcttcagaaacagcagcagcagcagctcctgcCTGGGGACAGGAAGCCCCTGTACCATTATGGTCGGGGCATGAATCCCGCTGACAAACCAGCCTGGGCCCGAGAG GTAGAAGAGAGAACAAGGATGAACAAGCAGCAGAACTCTCCCTTGGCCAAGAGCAAGCCAGGCAGCACGGGGCCTGAGCCCCCCATCCCCCAGGCCTCCCCAGGGCCCCCAGGACCCCTTTCCCAGACTCCTCCTATGCAGAGGCCGGTGGAGCCCCAGGAGGGACCGCACAAG AGCCTGGTGGCACACCGGGTCCCACTGAAGCCATATGCAGCACCTGTACCCCGATCCCAGTCCCTGCAGGACCAGCCCACCCGAAACCTGGCTGCCTTCCCAGCCTCCCATGACCCCGACCCTGCCATCCCCGCACCCACTGCCACGCCCAGTGCCCGAGGAGCTGTTATCCGCCAGAATTCAGACCCCACCTCTGAAGGACCTGGCCCCAGCCCGAATCCCCCAGCCTGGGTCCGCCCAGATAACGAGGCCCCACCCAAG GTGCCTCAGAGAACCTCATCTATCGCCACTGCCCTTAACACCAGTGGGGCCGGAGGGTCCCGGCCAGCCCAGGCAGTCCGTGCCAG ACCTCGCAGCAACTCCGCCTGGCAAATCTATCTGCAAAGGCGGGCAGAGCGGGGCACCCCAAAGCCTCCAGGGCCCCCTGCTCAGCCCCCTGGCCCGCCCAACGCCTCTAG TAACCCCGACCTCAGGAGGAGCGACCCTGGCTGGGAACGCTCGGACAGCGTCCTTCCAGCCTCTCACGGGCACCTCCCCCAGGCTGGCTCACTGGAGCGGAACCGCGTGGGAG CCTCCTCCAAACTGGACAGCTCCCCTGTGCTCTCCCCTGGGAATAAAGCCAAGCCCGACGACCACCGCTCACGGCCAGGCCGGCCCGCA GACTTTGTGTTGCTGAAAGAGCGGACTCTGGACGaggcccctcggcctcccaagaaggCCATGGACTACTCGTCGTCCAGCGAGGAGGTGGAAAGCAgtgaggaggacgaggaggaagGCGAAGGCGGGCCAGCAGAGGGGAGCAGAGATACCCCTGGGGGCCG CGATGGGGATACAGACAGCGTCAGCACCATGGTGGTCCACGACGTCGAGGAGATCACCGGGACCCAGCCCCCATACGGGGGCGGCACCATGGTGGTCCAGCGC ACCCCTGAAGAGGAGCGGAACCTGCTGCATGCTGACAGCAATGGGTACACAAACCTGCCTGACGTGGTCCAGCCCAGCCACTCACCCACCGAGAACAGCAAAGGCCAAAGCCCACCCTCGAAGGATGGGAGTGGTGAC TACCAGTCTCGTGGGCTGGTAAAGGCCCCTGGCAAGAGCTCGTTCACGATGTTTGTGGATCTAGGGATCTACCAGCCTGGAGGCAGTGGGGACAGCATCCCCATCACAG CCCTAGTGGGTGGAGAGGGCACTCGGCTCGACCAGCTGCAGTACGACGTGAGGAAGGGTTCTGTGGTCAACGTGAATCCCACCAACACCCGGGCCCACAGTGAGACCCCTGAGATCCGGAAGTACAAGAAGCGATTCAACTCCGAGATCCTCTGTGCAGCCCTTTGGG GGGTCAACCTGCTGGTGGGCACGGAGAACGGGCTGATGTTGCTGGACCGAAGTGGGCAGGGCAAGGTGTATGGACTCATTGGGCGGCGACGCTTCCAGCAGATGGATGTGCTGGAGGGGCTCAACCTGCTCATCACCATCTCAG GGAAAAGGAACAAACTGCGGGTGTATTACCTGTCCTGGCTCCGGAACAAGATTCTGCACAATGACCCAGAAGTGGAGAAGAAGCAGGGCTGGACCACCGTGGGGGACATGGAGGGCTGCGGGCACTACCGTGTCG TGAAATACGAGCGGATTAAGTTCCTGGTCATCGCCCTCAAGAGCTCCGTGGAGGTGTATGCCTGGGCCCCCAAACCCTACCACAAATTCATGGCCTTCAAG TCCTTTGCCGACCTCCCCCACCGCCCTCTGCTGGTCGACCTGACAGTAGAGGAGGGGCAGCGGCTCAAGGTCATCTATGGCTCCAGTGCTGGCTTCCATGCTGTGGATGTCGACTCGGGGAACAGCTATGACATCTACATCCCTGTGCAC ATCCAGAGCCAGATCACACCCCATGCCATCATCTTCCTCCCCAACACCGACGGCATGGAGATGCTGCTGTGCTACGAGGACGAGGGCGTCTACGTCAACACATACGGGCGCATCATTAAGGATGTGGTGCTGCAGTGGGGGGAGATGCCTACTTCTGTGG CCTACATCTGCTCCAACCAGATAATGGGCTGGGGTGAGAAAGCCATTGAGATCCGCTCTGTGGAGACGGGCCACCTCGACGGGGTCTTCATGCACAAACGAGCTCAGAGGCTCAAGTTCCTGTGTGAGCGGAATGACAAG GTGTTTTTTGCCTCAGTCCGCTCTGGGGGCAGCAGCCAAGTTTACTTCATGACTCTGAACCGTAACTGCATCATGAACTGGTGA
- the MINK1 gene encoding misshapen-like kinase 1 isoform X39: protein MLKKYSHHRNIATYYGAFIKKSPPGNDDQLWLVMEFCGAGSVTDLVKNTKGNALKEDCIAYICREILRGLAHLHAHKVIHRDIKGQNVLLTENAEVKLVDFGVSAQLDRTVGRRNTFIGTPYWMAPEVIACDENPDATYDYRSDIWSLGITAIEMAEGAPPLCDMHPMRALFLIPRNPPPRLKSKKWSKKFIDFIDTCLIKTYLSRPPTEQLLKFPFIRDQPTERQVRIQLKDHIDRSRKKRGEKEETEYEYSGSEEEDDSHGEEGEPSSIMNVPGESTLRREFLRLQQENKSNSEALKQQQQLQQQQQRDPEAHIKHLLHQRQRRIEEQKEERRRVEEQQRREREQRKLQEKEQQRRLEDMQALRREEERRQAEREQEYKRKQLEEQRQSERLQRQLQQEHAYLKSLQQQQQQQQLQKQQQQQLLPGDRKPLYHYGRGMNPADKPAWAREVEERTRMNKQQNSPLAKSKPGSTGPEPPIPQASPGPPGPLSQTPPMQRPVEPQEGPHKSLVAHRVPLKPYAAPVPRSQSLQDQPTRNLAAFPASHDPDPAIPAPTATPSARGAVIRQNSDPTSEGPGPSPNPPAWVRPDNEAPPKVPQRTSSIATALNTSGAGGSRPAQAVRARPRSNSAWQIYLQRRAERGTPKPPGPPAQPPGPPNASSNPDLRRSDPGWERSDSVLPASHGHLPQAGSLERNRVGASSKLDSSPVLSPGNKAKPDDHRSRPGRPADFVLLKERTLDEAPRPPKKAMDYSSSSEEVESSEEDEEEGEGGPAEGSRDTPGGRSDGDTDSVSTMVVHDVEEITGTQPPYGGGTMVVQRTPEEERNLLHADSNGYTNLPDVVQPSHSPTENSKGQSPPSKDGSGDYQSRGLVKAPGKSSFTMFVDLGIYQPGGSGDSIPITALVGGEGTRLDQLQYDVRKGSVVNVNPTNTRAHSETPEIRKYKKRFNSEILCAALWGVNLLVGTENGLMLLDRSGQGKVYGLIGRRRFQQMDVLEGLNLLITISGKRNKLRVYYLSWLRNKILHNDPEVEKKQGWTTVGDMEGCGHYRVVKYERIKFLVIALKSSVEVYAWAPKPYHKFMAFKSFADLPHRPLLVDLTVEEGQRLKVIYGSSAGFHAVDVDSGNSYDIYIPVHIQSQITPHAIIFLPNTDGMEMLLCYEDEGVYVNTYGRIIKDVVLQWGEMPTSVAYICSNQIMGWGEKAIEIRSVETGHLDGVFMHKRAQRLKFLCERNDKVFFASVRSGGSSQVYFMTLNRNCIMNW, encoded by the exons ATGCTGAAAAAGTACTCTCACCACCGCAACATCGCCACCTACTACGGAGCCTTCATCAAGAAGAGCCCCCCAGGAAACGATGACCAGCTCTGG CTGGTGATGGAGTTCTGTGGTGCTGGTTCGGTGACTGACCTGGTAAAGAACACAAAAGGCAACGCCCTGAAGGAGGACTGTATCGCCTATATCTGCAGGGAGATCCTCAGG GGTCTGGCCCATCTCCATGCCCACAAGGTGATCCATCGAGACATCAAGGGGCAGAATGTGCTGCTGACAGAGAATGCTGAGGTCAAGCTAG TGGATTTTGGGGTGAGTGCTCAGCTGGACCGCACCGTGGGCAGACGGAACACTTTCATTGGGACTCCCTACTGGATGGCTCCAGAGGTCATCGCCTGTGATGAGAACCCTGATGCCACCTATGATTACAGG AGTGATATTTGGTCTCTAGGAATCACAGCCATCGAGATGGCAGAGGGAGCCCCCC CTCTGTGTGACATGCACCCCATGCGAGCCCTCTTCCTCATTCCTCGGAACCCTCCGCCCAGGCTCAAGTCCAAGAAGTG GTCTAAGAAGTTCATTGACTTCATTGACACATGTCTCATCAAGACTTACCTGAGCCGCCCACCCACGGAGCAGCTACTGAAGTTTCCCTTCATCCGGGACCAGCCCACGGAGCGGCAGGTCCGCATCCAGCTTAAGGACCACATTGACCGATCCCGGAAGAAGCGGGGTGAGAAAG AGGAGACAGAATATGAGTACAGCGGCAGCGAGGAGGAAGATGACAGCCATGGAGAGGAAGGAGAGCCAAG CTCCATCATGAACGTGCCTGGAGAGTCGACTCTACGCCGGGAGTTTCTCCGGCTCCAGCAGGAAAATAAGAGCAACTCAGAGGCtttaaaacagcagcagcagctgcagcagcagcagcagcgagaCCCCGAGGCACACATCAAACACCTGCTGCACCAGCGGCAGCGGCGCATAGAGGAGCAGAAGGAGGAGCGGCGCCGCGTGGAGGAG CAACAGCGGCGGGAGCGGGAGCAGCGGAAGCTGCAGGAGAAGGAGCAGCAGCGGCGGCTGGAGGACATGCAGGCTCTGCGGCGGGAGGAGGAGCGGCGGCAGGCGGAGCGCGAGCAG GAATACAAGCGGAAGCAGCTGGAGGAGCAGCGGCAGTCAGAACGTCTCCAGAGGcagctgcagcaggagcatgCCTACCTCAAGTCcctgcagcagcagcaacagcagcagcagcttcagaaacagcagcagcagcagctcctgcCTGGGGACAGGAAGCCCCTGTACCATTATGGTCGGGGCATGAATCCCGCTGACAAACCAGCCTGGGCCCGAGAG GTAGAAGAGAGAACAAGGATGAACAAGCAGCAGAACTCTCCCTTGGCCAAGAGCAAGCCAGGCAGCACGGGGCCTGAGCCCCCCATCCCCCAGGCCTCCCCAGGGCCCCCAGGACCCCTTTCCCAGACTCCTCCTATGCAGAGGCCGGTGGAGCCCCAGGAGGGACCGCACAAG AGCCTGGTGGCACACCGGGTCCCACTGAAGCCATATGCAGCACCTGTACCCCGATCCCAGTCCCTGCAGGACCAGCCCACCCGAAACCTGGCTGCCTTCCCAGCCTCCCATGACCCCGACCCTGCCATCCCCGCACCCACTGCCACGCCCAGTGCCCGAGGAGCTGTTATCCGCCAGAATTCAGACCCCACCTCTGAAGGACCTGGCCCCAGCCCGAATCCCCCAGCCTGGGTCCGCCCAGATAACGAGGCCCCACCCAAG GTGCCTCAGAGAACCTCATCTATCGCCACTGCCCTTAACACCAGTGGGGCCGGAGGGTCCCGGCCAGCCCAGGCAGTCCGTGCCAG ACCTCGCAGCAACTCCGCCTGGCAAATCTATCTGCAAAGGCGGGCAGAGCGGGGCACCCCAAAGCCTCCAGGGCCCCCTGCTCAGCCCCCTGGCCCGCCCAACGCCTCTAG TAACCCCGACCTCAGGAGGAGCGACCCTGGCTGGGAACGCTCGGACAGCGTCCTTCCAGCCTCTCACGGGCACCTCCCCCAGGCTGGCTCACTGGAGCGGAACCGCGTGGGAG CCTCCTCCAAACTGGACAGCTCCCCTGTGCTCTCCCCTGGGAATAAAGCCAAGCCCGACGACCACCGCTCACGGCCAGGCCGGCCCGCA GACTTTGTGTTGCTGAAAGAGCGGACTCTGGACGaggcccctcggcctcccaagaaggCCATGGACTACTCGTCGTCCAGCGAGGAGGTGGAAAGCAgtgaggaggacgaggaggaagGCGAAGGCGGGCCAGCAGAGGGGAGCAGAGATACCCCTGGGGGCCG CAGCGATGGGGATACAGACAGCGTCAGCACCATGGTGGTCCACGACGTCGAGGAGATCACCGGGACCCAGCCCCCATACGGGGGCGGCACCATGGTGGTCCAGCGC ACCCCTGAAGAGGAGCGGAACCTGCTGCATGCTGACAGCAATGGGTACACAAACCTGCCTGACGTGGTCCAGCCCAGCCACTCACCCACCGAGAACAGCAAAGGCCAAAGCCCACCCTCGAAGGATGGGAGTGGTGAC TACCAGTCTCGTGGGCTGGTAAAGGCCCCTGGCAAGAGCTCGTTCACGATGTTTGTGGATCTAGGGATCTACCAGCCTGGAGGCAGTGGGGACAGCATCCCCATCACAG CCCTAGTGGGTGGAGAGGGCACTCGGCTCGACCAGCTGCAGTACGACGTGAGGAAGGGTTCTGTGGTCAACGTGAATCCCACCAACACCCGGGCCCACAGTGAGACCCCTGAGATCCGGAAGTACAAGAAGCGATTCAACTCCGAGATCCTCTGTGCAGCCCTTTGGG GGGTCAACCTGCTGGTGGGCACGGAGAACGGGCTGATGTTGCTGGACCGAAGTGGGCAGGGCAAGGTGTATGGACTCATTGGGCGGCGACGCTTCCAGCAGATGGATGTGCTGGAGGGGCTCAACCTGCTCATCACCATCTCAG GGAAAAGGAACAAACTGCGGGTGTATTACCTGTCCTGGCTCCGGAACAAGATTCTGCACAATGACCCAGAAGTGGAGAAGAAGCAGGGCTGGACCACCGTGGGGGACATGGAGGGCTGCGGGCACTACCGTGTCG TGAAATACGAGCGGATTAAGTTCCTGGTCATCGCCCTCAAGAGCTCCGTGGAGGTGTATGCCTGGGCCCCCAAACCCTACCACAAATTCATGGCCTTCAAG TCCTTTGCCGACCTCCCCCACCGCCCTCTGCTGGTCGACCTGACAGTAGAGGAGGGGCAGCGGCTCAAGGTCATCTATGGCTCCAGTGCTGGCTTCCATGCTGTGGATGTCGACTCGGGGAACAGCTATGACATCTACATCCCTGTGCAC ATCCAGAGCCAGATCACACCCCATGCCATCATCTTCCTCCCCAACACCGACGGCATGGAGATGCTGCTGTGCTACGAGGACGAGGGCGTCTACGTCAACACATACGGGCGCATCATTAAGGATGTGGTGCTGCAGTGGGGGGAGATGCCTACTTCTGTGG CCTACATCTGCTCCAACCAGATAATGGGCTGGGGTGAGAAAGCCATTGAGATCCGCTCTGTGGAGACGGGCCACCTCGACGGGGTCTTCATGCACAAACGAGCTCAGAGGCTCAAGTTCCTGTGTGAGCGGAATGACAAG GTGTTTTTTGCCTCAGTCCGCTCTGGGGGCAGCAGCCAAGTTTACTTCATGACTCTGAACCGTAACTGCATCATGAACTGGTGA